One Deltaproteobacteria bacterium genomic window carries:
- a CDS encoding PAS domain S-box protein gives MDNAFSSVIIESMSDGVLVLDFQGHISHINPAGLDLLGFGAEDIQERTYAQLFMDQAENDGFNDILIRGIQERETRLYREVPFRRRDGRLLDLAVTTSFLRLESGRWETPGIVVVFKDITQFKALDRARRRVLDHLSHELRTPLSIVSSSLRSLETPENQRILDRIRRNLKRLQDIQMDVEDIVRTEAPDQEDGHRTCVEQTVDLLQALAEGTPGHAEALNAVEEIIEVHLPHRDIDLQASRLKPVIERAAAMVPALSSHRHVRMNIEIREDPYALMNVSAVEKGLMTLTKNAIENTPDGGTVTISLGALPDGVELVVRDTGVGITEESQKQIFGGFYHARETDYYSTRRPFDFDAGGKGLELLKLGMFADAYRFHVACESSRCVHLSGEDATCPGTISQCPHVEDDAGCASAGGTTFSLVFPIATDPDQV, from the coding sequence ATGGACAACGCCTTTTCGTCGGTGATTATAGAAAGCATGAGCGACGGGGTCCTGGTCCTTGATTTCCAGGGACATATCAGCCATATCAATCCCGCTGGTCTGGATCTCCTGGGTTTCGGCGCCGAAGACATCCAGGAACGTACCTATGCGCAGCTCTTCATGGACCAGGCCGAGAATGACGGGTTTAATGATATCCTGATTCGGGGCATTCAGGAGCGGGAGACCCGGCTGTACCGGGAGGTCCCCTTCAGGAGGCGGGACGGCCGGTTGCTCGACCTTGCTGTGACCACATCGTTTCTGCGCCTCGAATCCGGCAGATGGGAGACCCCGGGCATCGTGGTGGTATTTAAGGACATCACCCAATTCAAGGCATTGGATCGTGCGCGGCGCAGGGTCCTGGACCATCTGTCCCATGAGTTGAGGACCCCGCTCTCCATTGTCTCCAGCTCTTTGAGGAGTCTGGAAACCCCCGAGAACCAGAGAATTCTGGACCGGATCCGGCGGAATCTGAAGCGGCTTCAGGATATTCAGATGGATGTGGAGGACATCGTCAGAACAGAGGCACCGGATCAGGAAGACGGGCACAGGACCTGTGTGGAACAGACCGTTGATCTCCTCCAAGCCCTGGCAGAAGGAACCCCGGGGCATGCGGAGGCCCTTAATGCCGTCGAAGAAATTATTGAAGTCCACCTACCTCACAGGGACATCGATCTGCAGGCGTCGAGATTAAAGCCGGTTATTGAACGGGCGGCGGCCATGGTCCCGGCTCTCTCATCCCATAGGCATGTCCGGATGAACATCGAAATCAGGGAGGATCCCTATGCGCTGATGAATGTATCGGCAGTGGAGAAAGGCCTGATGACCCTGACCAAGAATGCCATTGAAAACACCCCTGACGGCGGAACCGTCACCATTTCCCTCGGGGCCTTACCCGACGGGGTTGAACTTGTGGTCCGGGATACCGGGGTCGGGATCACCGAGGAAAGTCAAAAGCAGATCTTTGGCGGCTTCTACCATGCCAGGGAGACGGATTACTATTCCACCAGAAGACCTTTTGACTTTGATGCAGGGGGGAAAGGCCTCGAACTCCTGAAACTCGGGATGTTCGCAGATGCGTACCGTTTCCATGTGGCGTGCGAGAGTTCCCGGTGCGTCCATCTATCGGGTGA